In the Salmo trutta chromosome 33, fSalTru1.1, whole genome shotgun sequence genome, one interval contains:
- the LOC115172089 gene encoding uncharacterized protein LOC115172089, which produces MVPIMEGRHTVLCLYEPIRELCSISLYQPKGRAPGFMYKSHAPRWAQPCNDQDQGEVDPTAAKRRSQSSESAGKLLNCCQATKEAVAELCWLAAEHHQLLADLLSLCGDCADRVRMGNQDGKLQDHREGRGSFSGQVLSSNAQHALSMSLGHNRASSLGRKLKKLGGKKLNSAEEFLHSKMKKKVGIGSTAVESLSFQSSAQTRDQSNLVPVAEEKMIPGTPAFLQSSDTPMSGSYVSVASNHILSMEEHFHITREGWDFMEEDSRASEPDLDFCNNMSEYDSELCLGYEASSCSLLEDVQDHVQREHMMSGNNIRPMRSEDKSAHQLYDEVNRRDTGVRVVAKGQETEGTVQHVSYISPGWSKEFYPEAESDVPQPGTSSCQQGYGEWRRDIKDTGGTKPSEGLQLHLSLPVEASSVKFHSKSPSSPSLCGVFNTSYPATNSLQSMSPVLSPLSHKLPSPKLNHRILLLSDVDVGQGMDSDSPMTGSEEEPKVTTEVIDKNGNKRTITRLDLNLSRLPGTSKWNFNGLSTATEEADIWMLDGDDAISQTQDSLNRVSRPNHLDFLRITPPEDDIIGDSPYYPQLECTVRAAAPTHLANSNRSYLGFCDLTRKELVKV; this is translated from the exons ATGGTGCCCATAATGGAGGGCAGGCATACGGTCCTGTGTCTCTACGAGCCCATCCGGGAACTGTGCAGTATCAGCCTTTATCAACCCAAGGGGAGGGCCCCAGGTTTTATGTACAAGAGCCACGCCCCTCGGTGGGCCCAGCCCTGTAATGACCAAGACCAGGGAGAGGTGGATCCCACGGCAGCCAAACGAAGAAGCCAGTCTTCTGAGTCCGCAGGCAAACTCCTCAACTGCTGCCAGGCAACAAAGGAGGCTGTTGCTGAGCTCTGCTGGCTAGCCGCGGAGCACCACCAGTTGCTGGCTGATCTCCTATCTCTGTGTGGAGACTGCGCTGACAGAGTCAGGATGGGTAATCAGGATGGGAAGCTCCAGGATCACAGGGAGGGTCGTGGGAGCTTCTCAGGACAGGTCCTCAGCAGCAATGCTCAACATGCTCTCTCTATGTCCCTGGGGCACAATAGAGCCTCCTCACTGGGCAGGAAGCTGAAGAAGCTGGGGGGAAAGAAGTTAAACAGTGCAGAGGAGTTCCTGCACAGCAAGATGAAGAAGAAAGTAGGGATAGGGAGCACTGCAGTAGAGTCTTTATCTTTTCAGTCCTCGGCTCAGACCCGGGATCAATCCAACCTCGTCCCAGTGGCGGAAGAGAAAATGATTCCTGGGACCCCAGCCTTTCTGCAATCTTCAGACACTCCAATGTCAGGCTCCTATGTCAGTGTTGCCAGCAACCACATCCTCAGTATGGAGGAGCACTTCCATATCACTAGGGAGGGCTGGGACTTCATGGAGGAAGACTCTCGTGCCTCTGAACCAGACCTGGACTTTTGCAACAACATGTCTGAGTACGACAGTGAACTCTGCTTGGGCTACGAAGCTTCGTCCTGTAGTTTATTGGAAGACGTGCAGGATCATGTTCAACGAGAGCATATGATGAGTGGGAACAACATTCGTCCCATGAGGTCTGAGGACAAGTCAGCCCACCAGCTGTATGATGAGGTCAACAGGAGGGACACGGGGGTTAGGGTGGTTGCCAAGGGGCAGGAGACGGAGGGCACAGTGCAACATGTTAGCTATATTAGCCCAGGCTGGTCCAAAGAGTTCTATCCAGAGGCTGAATCAGATGTACCTCAGCCAGGAACGAGCAGCTGTCAGCAGGGGTATGGGGAGTGGAGGAGGGACATTAAAGATACGGGAGGAACCAAACCTTCAGAGGGGCTGCAGCTGCATCTCTCACTCCCTGTTGAGGCCTCCTCTGTCAAATTCCACAGTAAAAGCCCCTCTTCACCCTCTCTGTGTGGGGTGTTCAACACCTCCTACCCTGCCACCAACAGTCTGCAGAGCATGTCCCCAGTGCTGTCCCCCCTATCGCACAAGCTCCCCAGCCCCAAGCTCAACCATCGCATCCTGCTCCTCTCTGACGTTGACGTTGGCCAGGGGATGGACAGTGACAGCCCCATGACTGGATCCGAAGAGGAGCCCAAAGTTACCACAGAGGTCATAGATAAGAATGGCAACAAGCGGACCATCACACGGCTGGACCTAAACCTCAGCAGACTACCAGGGACTTCCAAATGGAATTTCAATGGCCTATCTACGGCAACAG aggaggCCGATATCTGGATGCTGGACGGTGATGATGCCATCTCCCAGACCCAGGACTCCCTGAACCGTGTCTCCCGTCCCAATCACCTGGACTTCCTCAGGATCACGCCCCCAGAGGATGACATCATCGGAGATTCCCCCTACTACCCTCAACTGGAGTGCACGGTGAGAGCTGCTGCACCCACACATTTAGCTAACAGCAATAGATCATACTTAGGGTtttgtgacctgaccaggaaagaACTGGTCAAGGTGTAA